The Rhododendron vialii isolate Sample 1 chromosome 6a, ASM3025357v1 genome includes a window with the following:
- the LOC131329768 gene encoding GPI-anchored protein LLG1-like: MEHNNRFCFSSYRTSLLLLVFVLSIWLSASASISDDVFGDGASIGRSLLQTKTPCPSNFEYLNYTIITSQCKGPLYPANVCCAAFLELACPYAAELNDLTNNCATIMFSYINLNGNYPPGLFSSECQDTNSKVGVMCPATAPTQTANDSGTKIIYTPSPLVVLTTGFLLLLLRFF, from the exons ATGGAGCACAACAATCGGTTTTGCTTTTCTAGTTATCGAACTAGTCTCCTCCTACTTGTCTTCGTCCTTTCGATCTGGCTCTCTGCTTCTGCTTCCATTTCAG ATGATGTATTTGGGGATGGAGCTTCAATCGGTCGGAGCCTCCTTCAGACCAAGACAC CTTGCCCTTCAAATTTTGAGTATTTGAACTACACTATCATCACAAGCCAGTGCAAAGGACCGCTGTACCCCGCAAATGTCTGTTGTGCAGCATTTCTAGAATTGGCTTGCCCTTATGCTGCTGAACTGAATGATTTAACTAATAATTGTGCCACAATCATGTTCAGCTACATCAATCTCAATGGAAATTACCCACCCGGCCTCTTTTCCAGCGAGTGCCAGGATACCAACTCCAAGGTCGGTGTTATGTGCCCTGCAACTGCGCCAACACAAACAGCTAATGACAGTGGGACGAAGATCATATATACTCCATCCCCTTTGGTTGTGCTAACAACAGGCTTCCTCCTACTGCTATTGCGATTCTTCTGA
- the LOC131329694 gene encoding phosphatidylinositol/phosphatidylcholine transfer protein SFH13 isoform X2, translating to MSGLEGLGAHDELRERRSDFENSEDERRRSKIGALKKKALNASNKFTHSLKKRGKRKIDYRVPSISIEDIRDAKEESAVLELRQKLHDRDMLPPKHDDYHTLLRFLKAREFNIEKTIHMWEEMLNWRKEYGADAILEDFEFEELEEVLQYYPQGYHGVDREGRPVYIGKLGKAHPGKLMRITTIDRYLKYHVQEFERTLHEKFPACSIAAKRCIYSTTTILDVQGLGIKNFTKTAASLLAAMSKLDNSYYPETLHRMFIVNAGPGFKKMLWPASQKFLDPKTIAKIQVLDPKSLSKLLEAVDSSQLPDFLGGSCTCSAEGGCLRSNMGPWNDPAIMKIVHNAEGTFVRQITRVSTDQQKINPYIQLRPLKGRSSDTSTAESGSDVDDSCSPTRQSSSRFPRLAPVHEEGRASDPTAYYSCSEDFSEIDKASDIDQGMGHCSDQSLRFNDRGNSSSEATLNSQGTPVVHWYDTVLENVEKISFRFVPRVLMSFMAKMLAFIRSLPLESWRRQNNIYPSNVMEGPTERCPPNAEAVSEEGRILPCVQRLQKLEELFEELNKKPAEIPLEKEQMLHQSLDRIKCVEIDLDKTKRVLHATVVKQLEIAQLLENLQQSKCHQRRLFC from the exons ATGTCAG GTCTAGAGGGATTAGGGGCTCATGATGAATTAAGAGAAAGAAGATCTGATTTTGAGAACTCTGAAGACGAGAGACGGCGATCTAAGATTGGGGCGCTTAAAAAGAAAGCGTTAAATGCCTCCAATAAGTTCACCCATTCGCtcaagaaaagaggaaaaagaaaaattgactACAGGGTTCCTTCAATTTCCATAGAGGACATACGGGATGCGAAAGAGGAAAGTGCTGTCCTGGAATTACGTCAAAAACTCCATGACAGGGATATGTTGCCCCCTAAACATGATGACTATCATACCTTGTTGAG ATTCTTGAAAGCTAGGGAGTTTAACATTGAAAAGACAATCCACATGTGGGAAGAAATGCTTAATTGGAGGAAGGAGTATGGAGCAGACGCCATACTGGAG GACTTCGAATTTGAAGAGCTGGAGGAAGTTTTGCAATACTACCCTCAAGGTTACCATGGAGTTGATAGGGAAGGAAGGCCTGTTTACATTGGGAAGCTTGGGAAAGCTCACCCAGGCAAGCTCATGCGCATCACCACGATAGATCGGTACCTAAAATACCATGTACAAGAATTTGAGAGGACTCTGCATGAGAAATTTCCTGCATGTTCGATTGCAGCAAAGAGATGCATCTattcaacaacaacaattttGGATGTGCAAGGCCTG GGCATCAAGAATTTCACAAAGACAGCTGCAAGTCTCCTGGCAGCCATGTCAAAACTTGACAACAGTTACTACCCTGAG ACACTACATCGAATGTTCATAGTCAATGCTGGTCCTGGCTTCAAGAAGATGCTTTGGCCTGCTTCACAGAAATTCCTTGATCCAAAGACAATTGCAAAAATACAG GTCCTGGATCCTAAATccttatccaaactacttgaagCCGTTGACTCAAG TCAGTTGCCGGACTTCTTGGGTGGCTCATGCACATGTTCCGCTGAGGGAGGGTGCCTTCGGTCTAACATGGGCCCATGGAATGATCCTGCGATAATGAAG ATTGTACATAATGCAGAAGGCACATTTGTGAGGCAAATCACCAGAGTGTCTACTGACCAACAGAAAATTAACCCTTATATTCAACTGCGGCCATTGAAG GGGAGAAGTAGTGATACCTCAACAGCGGAATCAGGGTCAGATGTTGACGATTCATGCTCTCCAACCAGACAAAGTAGCTCTAGATTTCCGCGTCTGGCACCAGTACATGAAGAA GGCAGGGCATCAGATCCTACAGCCTACTACAGCTGCAGTGAAGATTTTAGCGAGATTGATAAAGCTAGTGACATTGACCAAGGAATGGGACATTGTTCTGATCAATCACTTAGATTCAATGATAGGGGAAATTCATCTAGTGAGGCAACACTCAATTCACAAG GTACTCCAGTGGTCCATTGGTATGACACGGTCCtggaaaatgttgaaaaaattagcttccGTTTTGTGCCAAGAGTACTAATGTCATTCATGGCCAAGATGCTGGCATTTATTCGTAGCCTACCTTTGGAATCTTGGAGAAGGCAGAACAATATTTATCCATCTAATGTGATGGAAGGCCCAACAGAGCGCTGTCCACCGAATGCTGAAGCTGTCAGCGAAGAAGGCCGGATCCTTCCATGTGTACAGCGCCTCCAAAAACTAGAAGAATTATTTGAAGAACTGAACAAGAAGCCTGCTGAAATTCCTTTGGAGAAGGAGCAAATGCTTCACCAATCGTTGGATCGGATCAAGTGCGTTGAGATCGACCTTGACAAAACGAAGAGG GTATTGCATGCTACGGTAGTGAAGCAACTTGAGATTGCTCAGTTGTTGGAAAATTTGCAGCAGTCAAAATGCCAT CAACGGAGGCTATTCTGTTGA
- the LOC131329694 gene encoding phosphatidylinositol/phosphatidylcholine transfer protein SFH13 isoform X1 encodes MSGLEGLGAHDELRERRSDFENSEDERRRSKIGALKKKALNASNKFTHSLKKRGKRKIDYRVPSISIEDIRDAKEESAVLELRQKLHDRDMLPPKHDDYHTLLRFLKAREFNIEKTIHMWEEMLNWRKEYGADAILEDFEFEELEEVLQYYPQGYHGVDREGRPVYIGKLGKAHPGKLMRITTIDRYLKYHVQEFERTLHEKFPACSIAAKRCIYSTTTILDVQGLGIKNFTKTAASLLAAMSKLDNSYYPETLHRMFIVNAGPGFKKMLWPASQKFLDPKTIAKIQVLDPKSLSKLLEAVDSSQLPDFLGGSCTCSAEGGCLRSNMGPWNDPAIMKIVHNAEGTFVRQITRVSTDQQKINPYIQLRPLKGRSSDTSTAESGSDVDDSCSPTRQSSSRFPRLAPVHEEGRASDPTAYYSCSEDFSEIDKASDIDQGMGHCSDQSLRFNDRGNSSSEATLNSQVPGTPVVHWYDTVLENVEKISFRFVPRVLMSFMAKMLAFIRSLPLESWRRQNNIYPSNVMEGPTERCPPNAEAVSEEGRILPCVQRLQKLEELFEELNKKPAEIPLEKEQMLHQSLDRIKCVEIDLDKTKRVLHATVVKQLEIAQLLENLQQSKCHQRRLFC; translated from the exons ATGTCAG GTCTAGAGGGATTAGGGGCTCATGATGAATTAAGAGAAAGAAGATCTGATTTTGAGAACTCTGAAGACGAGAGACGGCGATCTAAGATTGGGGCGCTTAAAAAGAAAGCGTTAAATGCCTCCAATAAGTTCACCCATTCGCtcaagaaaagaggaaaaagaaaaattgactACAGGGTTCCTTCAATTTCCATAGAGGACATACGGGATGCGAAAGAGGAAAGTGCTGTCCTGGAATTACGTCAAAAACTCCATGACAGGGATATGTTGCCCCCTAAACATGATGACTATCATACCTTGTTGAG ATTCTTGAAAGCTAGGGAGTTTAACATTGAAAAGACAATCCACATGTGGGAAGAAATGCTTAATTGGAGGAAGGAGTATGGAGCAGACGCCATACTGGAG GACTTCGAATTTGAAGAGCTGGAGGAAGTTTTGCAATACTACCCTCAAGGTTACCATGGAGTTGATAGGGAAGGAAGGCCTGTTTACATTGGGAAGCTTGGGAAAGCTCACCCAGGCAAGCTCATGCGCATCACCACGATAGATCGGTACCTAAAATACCATGTACAAGAATTTGAGAGGACTCTGCATGAGAAATTTCCTGCATGTTCGATTGCAGCAAAGAGATGCATCTattcaacaacaacaattttGGATGTGCAAGGCCTG GGCATCAAGAATTTCACAAAGACAGCTGCAAGTCTCCTGGCAGCCATGTCAAAACTTGACAACAGTTACTACCCTGAG ACACTACATCGAATGTTCATAGTCAATGCTGGTCCTGGCTTCAAGAAGATGCTTTGGCCTGCTTCACAGAAATTCCTTGATCCAAAGACAATTGCAAAAATACAG GTCCTGGATCCTAAATccttatccaaactacttgaagCCGTTGACTCAAG TCAGTTGCCGGACTTCTTGGGTGGCTCATGCACATGTTCCGCTGAGGGAGGGTGCCTTCGGTCTAACATGGGCCCATGGAATGATCCTGCGATAATGAAG ATTGTACATAATGCAGAAGGCACATTTGTGAGGCAAATCACCAGAGTGTCTACTGACCAACAGAAAATTAACCCTTATATTCAACTGCGGCCATTGAAG GGGAGAAGTAGTGATACCTCAACAGCGGAATCAGGGTCAGATGTTGACGATTCATGCTCTCCAACCAGACAAAGTAGCTCTAGATTTCCGCGTCTGGCACCAGTACATGAAGAA GGCAGGGCATCAGATCCTACAGCCTACTACAGCTGCAGTGAAGATTTTAGCGAGATTGATAAAGCTAGTGACATTGACCAAGGAATGGGACATTGTTCTGATCAATCACTTAGATTCAATGATAGGGGAAATTCATCTAGTGAGGCAACACTCAATTCACAAG TTCCAGGTACTCCAGTGGTCCATTGGTATGACACGGTCCtggaaaatgttgaaaaaattagcttccGTTTTGTGCCAAGAGTACTAATGTCATTCATGGCCAAGATGCTGGCATTTATTCGTAGCCTACCTTTGGAATCTTGGAGAAGGCAGAACAATATTTATCCATCTAATGTGATGGAAGGCCCAACAGAGCGCTGTCCACCGAATGCTGAAGCTGTCAGCGAAGAAGGCCGGATCCTTCCATGTGTACAGCGCCTCCAAAAACTAGAAGAATTATTTGAAGAACTGAACAAGAAGCCTGCTGAAATTCCTTTGGAGAAGGAGCAAATGCTTCACCAATCGTTGGATCGGATCAAGTGCGTTGAGATCGACCTTGACAAAACGAAGAGG GTATTGCATGCTACGGTAGTGAAGCAACTTGAGATTGCTCAGTTGTTGGAAAATTTGCAGCAGTCAAAATGCCAT CAACGGAGGCTATTCTGTTGA